cttttgtctGAATAAGCTGTTcatgtttatataaaatattggTTTAGATATAGCAAACTTTGATTATAGATCAGAacttattttactgaaaactaTTTGCCTTTATTGCAGAAAAAGACTgttagaaagaggaaagaaaaaacccaaacctaccAGAAGCTAAACCTTAAACATGTACACTTCAAGTTAAATAATTCTCTCTTCAACCCTCGCATATAGGTTGTTTCATTCAAATAGGAATTCAGATAAAAAATGTGAGAAGATTTAATTACTGACTAGTTTAGCTAGATtctacaaaagtaaaaataatatttaataccCAGAAAAGATGTAAACTGTACCGAATAATAATGCAGCTGTCCTTCCATTTGCTTCATGAAGTAAAATGGCAAAAGGGGCTGAATTCTTCACTGAGTACACCTATGCAACTGTTTAACAAATGTGGATAAAGAAGGTTAACACGGAAgctataaaaaatacaaatattggaTTAGAATTACAGTAAGTAATCTATACAAAACTGTGCTGGTTTACCGCTGTTCAGAGACTTGTAACAAAAGTATATCGTGCTATGGGTTAAAGCCCCACCTGAAAACTTCCTACAGCAAAAGCTGTAAGTCACAGTTGTGACAATATGCAGTTTGTAAACATTGCCACTTTATAAATAATCCATACACCAAATAGGTTTCAAGCTAAAATCTCCCAGTCTCTGATAAGCAGTTTTACAATCCACAAATTACTAGCTGTAGTAGAAGATTACAGTGAATTTTCTATTATAAATCAAAGATCAAGCTTTAAATTCAGTGCCTATTTACATTTACCTGCTCCTATAACTTAAACAACACAGAACTTTAATGCACTGAACACTGAGAGTTTAGAAGTTATTTTCGCTCCTAAACCAAAACTGTTATTCATGACAGTCACAGTAGTGTTCCATGAAAAGCTTAAGGCAAAAACTAGCAACACTTTTCCTTGTGCCTTCCGGTGACAGACAGCATCAGTTAAATGCACTGATTACTTGTTTATTTAGAATTAAAATCTGATTCTTCACATGACGTCATGCACATTTCCTTTCTTGGAAGCAGCTGATTTTTTGATCGAGCCTACAAGTTTCATTCCCTTGCCAGTATCTGCCCTCATCAATGCTGCAGAAACTATACCAGAAGATGTTTTACATATGGATAAATACAAGCAAACTTCTCAGTAGTCAGTTACACTTCTGGAAAGCAACTTCACCCCTCACAACGAGGGCCTTGCGTCTTACTGTTGCAACAGCTGCGTAACACAGAATTCTCCATTCCTTCTGTGTTCTTGCAGTAGAGGCTGAGAATGAAGTGGAATGTGACATGTTACAGGAATAAGAAGAGTTCATTCAGATTCATACGTTTAAGTTATTTCACTCCCAACTGACGGAAGGTACACAAACCTCCAGTACCCATTACCAACGTTGATAAATACTCTTCTGGAGAATACATGAGGAGTGTTTCAACACACAAAGCTGGCCTGAAGTTCCCCAGAAGTATTTTCCAGGATATGCCTATTCATCAAAATTTAAAAGACTCTGCAAAACACTTTTGATCTGATAAGAGGTGACAGACAACTTTACCACGCTCTGGACTGGTAAAAGCTGCCTTGCTTCCCACTGATTTGACCTGCTCTACTCTCAGCTGCACCTTTGCTAAGATAAATGGTGAGAAAAGTGCTTGTTAAATTCACGTCCAAGGATTTTAATCTCTTTGACAGATTTGCTTGACGGCCTCAGGGCTCATCCACAGCTTATTAAGAAGCTGACAGGAATCAAGGCTCTTAAATCAACCAGTGCTGCCCACTGCCTTTGCTCCACCCCACAACAGTAAATGCTGTCACTGTGCCATACCCTTTGTCTGTAAAGAATACACTGACCCTACAAATTATGAAGAAACATACAGAGCTGTTTTCTGGCCATCTAGGTCTACGCTCCATATGTTGGAACCAGTGTTCAAAACCAGAACTGTAAGTTGTATGAAATGCAGCCAAAACAAATCAATTCTCAAAGAATTTCCAAATATACtcagcaaagcaaagcagttttgATTTTCTTACTTAAGTGGAGTTTCCTTTTTCACTGCACTCAGGAGCAACTTTAcagcaaaagggaagagacatACTGTACCCTAAATCTGCTGAGAAGCAAACTGGAAacttactttgaaaataaaacccaagagcTGTACATGGAGAGACTGAGGGGCAGAAGGCATACTAcccaaaaacatattttaaattaagtagaGTTCATAAATGCATTCTCTAGAAATTAATCAGTAGGCAAATTTGCTGGAGAGTAAAGTCTGCAGCACTGCTTTTTGAGCGTTAGCTATTTCTTGGCCTCTCACTAGAGAAACAGCAGATGTTTATAACAGTAATCATGCAGTGATGCTTCCAAACGTATttgcaaatattctttttatCGTACATTGGATAAAGGCAAGGACAGTTCAGTAGTTAGAGGAAACAATTCCAAGTCCCAGCTTACACACTGAAGACATACTTGGAGTTCCCTCGATAGTGTTAAGAGCTGAAATGCAAAGCTCGCCATCCAAACAGTTAAGAAATAGAAGCAACTAAGTGGTGCTacagattaaaacattttcttacaggtttttcacataaaaatttaCATAACATGTTAAAGCACAAATTTCTGGTTTGCACGCATAACCCATCCTCTTAAAGAATGTAAGATATGTAATCGCTGAAAAGACAGTACCGCTCCTTTATCTGTCACTCCATTTTCAGGCTACGAAATACCTATTTCTAATTTTTaccaacagaaaaacaaaaattctatTTAGCTCACATAAGAACACTACATAGCGCACGAATCAGTTTTTGACGAGGAAAGCACAAGAGCATTACAGCAAAGCTTCTACTCACTATCTATTAAACTAGACCCTAATAATTCCCGATTCCCAGAGGTGCCTAGGAGTACATGTATTATAGGATATGCCATAGGATTAAAGCCTAACACTTAACTGTGAGAAGGGCATCAGCCCACCAGAAAGCGTCCGCCTTACAGCGTGCCACGCTGCTGTGCCTCCTGCAGAACAGCTGCTTGCTCTCACCGTTCGGTACCGAAGGGAAAGGCAAGTTCCCTGCCTCGATGGGAGAGGCGAGAAGGACAGAGAGCGAGGTAAAGCCTTGAGGCACGGTGGCACCGAGGAGAAAGCCAAATCAGGAAAACGCACAAAGTCTTTGAGGAAGAAATCAAAACTATGAGACCGAGTGAGGTAAAGAAAGGCCTCCAGCCCAGAGCAGGAACCAGGGACCCCCTCCTCAGCCCACCCAGCCGCCCTAAGAGTCCCCGTTGGGGCAAAGGCCCAGCGGGGGGACTCCGGCGTTTGGCACCGTCCGGGCGGGCagcctccgccccccccccccgcccccggtgccCCGCTCGCCCCGCACCGGGACACAGCTGCGTGCGGCGGGAGGAAAAGGGCCGCGGCGGGCGCCGGGCTGGGACGGGGCTTTCCAGCAAGGGGCCGGGCGGCCCAGCCCTGGCCGGGCTAGCGGGGGAGGCTGTGCAGCACCAAGGAGAGAgcaggcggggccgggcgggcgcccCCCGGGCGCGCTTACCTGCAGCACCAGCGGCTCGGGGTTGAAGGCGAGGGTGATGAGGAGCTGCATGCGCTCCGAGTCCTTCAGGTTGCGCAGCAGGAAGCTGCCCGAGTCCTTGGTCTCGGCGTAGCGGCGGACCAGGCGGTCAAGCAGGCGCTGCGAGGGGCAGTGCACCAGGTCCGACCAGCCCTCCACGGCGTCGGGGGTGAGGAGCCGCACGTCGCCGTTGAGGCTGGCGAACTCGGTGGCGTGCAGGGCCTGGAGGAGGTCGCAGCGGCCCCTGCCGGTGGCGCGGCGGCAGATCTTGGTGTCGATGTCGGCGAGCTCCTGCGCGGAGCCAAGGCGCTTGAGGACGACGCGGCGGCTGCCCTCACGGGGCTCCCCGTAGCGCGCGAAGTAGACGTTCTTGACGTTGAAGAAGTCCAGGAGGCGCAGGCGGCCCCAGCTCTCCAGCCGCAGCTGCCCGTTGAGGAACTTGCGGCACCAGCTGGTGCCCCAGCAGGCCGGGCACTTATTGAGCTGCAGGAAGCGCCGCTCCGACAGCTCGTTGCGCTGCAGCGAGGCCAGCAGCGAGTGCGTGTTCAGCACCAGCGCCGCCGCCAGGCTGCCCAGCACCGCCAGCTTCACGTAGCGGTACAGCCGCCCCAACTTCAGCGACACCAGCCGCAGCATCGTcccgggccgggccccccgccCTCCGCCGCGCTCGCttccccgccccggccgcgccgccgctccgGCACCAATAAACTCTCCGCCTCGCCGCTCGCCCGATAAAAGGCGGCCAAGTTACTGAGGGgacggcggggagggggaggggaggggagggggggaggcgcCAGCAGCCCGCcggcccgggcggccccgcccccggagGAGGGGCTCCGCCGCCGCTCTCGCCGCCGCTgctcccgcagccgccgccgcggaggTGGGCGCGAGCCGCCCGCCCCACCcccggaggaggggggggagcgtgtgtgtgtgtgtctcctcctcccgccgccggccccgcccaCCCTGGGCGGGGCCCCGCGCGAggcccggcggccgcgggggttGGCTGCCCGTGACGCGGCGCGGTCGCGtgcggcccgccccgcccggagCCGGAGGGAGGGGCCGCCGCCACGCTCGCGGGGTGGGCGCGgagggcggggctgggggcggcccGTGCCGCGCGcgccggggaaggggcggggcgggaggcgggcagccggcggggcggggcgaggcgccCTTCCCGCCTCCTCACCCCCGCCCCCGCATCCTTGCGCCGCCCGGGCAGGGGGCGGAGGGGGTCCGCCGCGGTGGCTGCCGCCGCCATGTTGTCTGCCTCCCGCCCCGCGGCGGAGGCGCTCGCTAGCTGCCGGCGGGAAGCGGCCTGCCTGCAGCCGGGCAGCCCGGGCCAGCGGTACTGCGCGACCGGCGGGGCCCGGCTTTGTTGCTGCCGGTGCGGTTTCCACCGCGTCGCacggccccgcccgcccctcaCGGCGCCCGCCGCCTGCCCTCGAGGGTtgccgccgccgtcccgccgTTGTCGCCTGGCGCGAGCGCGGCTCAGGCCTGCCGCTAAGCGGCTGCTCGCTGGCACGCGCCGCGCCTCCCGCGCCGCCGGCGAGCGCCCGGGACGGGCAGGCGCGGCGCGAGCGGCCCCTCGCTCCGGGGCGGGAACCGGCCCTCGGGCTGCGAGCACGGAGCTGGCCTCGGTGCAAAACCCCTCATACAGTTCTAGTTTACAAACCGGAGATCCAGTAAACCGGCTGCACCAACCCGCTGGGTTTGCTGGGGCCGCAGGGCAGGTTTCCCGGTGCTG
This region of Strix uralensis isolate ZFMK-TIS-50842 chromosome 9, bStrUra1, whole genome shotgun sequence genomic DNA includes:
- the DIPK2A gene encoding divergent protein kinase domain 2A isoform X1, which codes for MLRLVSLKLGRLYRYVKLAVLGSLAAALVLNTHSLLASLQRNELSERRFLQLNKCPACWGTSWCRKFLNGQLRLESWGRLRLLDFFNVKNVYFARYGEPREGSRRVVLKRLGSAQELADIDTKICRRATGRGRCDLLQALHATEFASLNGDVRLLTPDAVEGWSDLVHCPSQRLLDRLVRRYAETKDSGSFLLRNLKDSERMQLLITLAFNPEPLVLQSFPSDEGWPFAKYLGACGRMVAVNYVGEELWSYFNAPWEKRVDLAWQLMEIAEQLTNNDFEFALYLLDVSFDNFAVGPRDGKVIIVDAENVLVADKRLIRQNKPENWDVWYESKFDDCDKEACLSFSKEILCARVTVDHNYYAVCQNLLSRHATWRGTSGGLLHDPPAEIAKDGRLEALLDECANPKKRYGRFQAAKELREYLAQLSNNVR